A part of Lacibacter sp. H407 genomic DNA contains:
- a CDS encoding PH domain-containing protein, which produces MKLVHPQITWEEIPKHEDVALHPVEKNYKKVLLTEWAVLWLIGFAVAVTAIFFFDALHPTPVFLLIIACVVLLSGFHFFSITKSFPQMAYAMREHDVLFRKGWLFQQMHIVPLSKIQHCVIKKGPLERKYKLASLQLFTAANSSFADIKIGGLTEEQAERLKEWVLLKQMRYENS; this is translated from the coding sequence ATGAAATTAGTTCACCCGCAAATAACCTGGGAAGAAATTCCAAAACACGAAGATGTAGCGCTGCATCCTGTTGAAAAGAACTATAAAAAAGTACTGCTTACTGAATGGGCTGTTTTATGGTTGATCGGCTTCGCTGTTGCGGTAACCGCCATTTTCTTTTTTGATGCGTTACATCCTACTCCTGTTTTTCTTTTGATCATCGCCTGCGTTGTTCTTCTTTCAGGCTTTCACTTTTTTTCGATTACCAAATCGTTTCCGCAGATGGCCTATGCCATGCGTGAACATGATGTTTTATTCCGAAAGGGATGGCTGTTTCAGCAGATGCATATTGTGCCGCTTTCGAAAATTCAGCATTGTGTGATCAAGAAAGGGCCATTGGAAAGAAAGTATAAGCTTGCCTCTCTGCAATTATTCACAGCAGCCAATTCATCCTTTGCTGATATTAAGATCGGCGGCTTAACAGAAGAACAGGCAGAACGATTAAAAGAATGGGTGTTATTAAAACAGATGAGGTATGAAAATAGTTGA